Proteins co-encoded in one Raphanus sativus cultivar WK10039 unplaced genomic scaffold, ASM80110v3 Scaffold0265, whole genome shotgun sequence genomic window:
- the LOC108829082 gene encoding jacalin-related lectin 36-like, with translation MILAQSLFVSSETREYGKKTLLGAEVFEVDPDDYITSVEVQSDRIFGQNTYVITCLIFKTAKGKTSPPFGLEGAQKYVLKDKNAGKLVGFHGRAGEVLHALGAYFAPSSSTYSGGLTSSSTQPAGSAAGAKKLEAKGGNAGNPWDDGPHDGVKKVYVGQGESGVSYVKFVYEKDSKEVTGNDHGKRTLLAPEEFVLDPNKYITAVEINYDNIFGTESEIITLLRFTTNKRTSPPFGLEGAKSVLLKEDGHKIVGFHGKAGADILHQVGVHVKPISK, from the exons ATGATTCTCGCACAAAGCTTGTTCGTTTCATCGGAAACACGCGAATACGGAAAGAAGACCTTGCTCGGAGCAGAAGTG TTTGAGGTTGATCCAGACGACTACATCACATCAGTTGAGGTGCAATCCGACAGGATCTTTGGgcaaaacacatatgttatcaCCTGCTTAATCTTCAAAACAGCTAAGGGGAAAACCTCACCGCCCTTTGGACTCGAGGGTGCGCAGAAATATGTACTCAAGGACAAGAATGCTGGAAAACTTGTAGGATTCCATGGACGAGCAGGCGAAGTTCTTCATGCTCTAGGAGCATATTTCGCTCCTTCGTCAAGTACTTATTCGGGCGGTCTTACTTCTTCGAGCACTCAGCCAGCTGGATCAGCTGCCGGTGCCAAAAAACTAGAGGCAAAAGGTGGTAATGCGGGAAACCCATGGGACGATGGTCCTCATGATGGTGTTAAAAAAGTGTACGTAGGTCAAGGCGAGTCAGGGGTATCGTACGTCAAGTTCGTCTATGAGAAGGACTCTAAGGAGGTCACCGGAAATGATCATGGAAAAAGGACACTACTTGCACCTGAAGag ttcgTGCTTGAtccaaacaaatatataacCGCTGTGGAGATTAACTACGACAACATATTTGGAACTGAATCTGAAATTATAACGCTGCTTAGGTTCACGACAAACAAGCGAACCTCTCCGCCTTTTGGACTTGAAGGTGCAAAAAGTGTCCTACTCAAAGAAGACGGCCACAAGATCGTTGGGTTCCATGGCAAAGCAGGTGCTGACATACTTCACCAAGTTGGAGTCCATGTCAAGCCCATCTCCAAGTGA
- the LOC108834311 gene encoding protein HEADING DATE 3B-like has product MGGMKDEAKRITIPPLFPRVHVNDTEREVLSLYKHSTLPSPTNKISDSPSTLSLSLPPPANNTHLTERSEKNEFSPTYNTSAASKLEGINVNKKGMNYPNPRGSSVTNTKPSSIKQNEYHFKNLTNLDSLKVPVFRFPETDPKANTDLSLQFHNSSTSKSRGEAAGSKPLLNNLHIQELLLPQCLEDESKKGSLSVMETQLYRRRALDTRKKPPREQDASDCSAVDFLSGMSAASNDVARVIGEKRFWKMRTYIISQQKIFATQVFELHRLIMVQKMVSKSPNLVFKNKINGGKRSTMSSSQSHLLEMAGSKVKRPNTENQKRVTEDYPEHMKPNLPLPFISKELMTPIWQQQLLPPPGNQWLVPVMSPSEGLVYKPYAGPCPPPPSAFMLPIYGQDSLATASRFPASTQFSHNHFPPRTKVFDHTNPFGQLQRWSSTSSHMTQAIPFSLKKSDQESNDSEVHGSTASSPPEKYKYDVLPLFPTEPTHHTDEYEHKQQPLARAIKAIPHNSTSASESAARIFRSIQEERRDSDHMIS; this is encoded by the exons atggGAGGAATGAAAGATGAGGCGAAGAGGATAACAATTCCTCCATTGTTCCCAAGAGTTCATGTGAACGATACTGAACGAGAAGTCTTATCTCTCTATAAACATTCCACTCTTCCTTCTCCCACCAACAAGATCTCTGATTCTCCTTCCactctctctttgtctcttccTCCTCCAGCCAACAATACCCATCTC ACTGAACGATCTGAAAAGAATGAGTTTTCACCAACCTACAACACTTCTGCAGCATCAAAGCTTGAAGGGATTAATGTGAATAAAAAAGGCATGAATTATCCAAATCCTAGAGGATCATCAGTTACTAACACTAAACCTAgttcaataaaacaaaatgagtACCATTTCAAGAACCTTACCAACTTGGATTCTCTTAAGGTTCCTGTTTTTAGATTCCCGGAGACAGATCCAAAAGCAAACACAGATTTGTCACTACAGTTTCATAATAGCAGTACCAGTAAATCAAGAGGAGAAGCTGCTGGTTCCAAACCTCTCCTGAACAATCTTCATATTCAAGAATTACTATTACCACAATGTTTGGAAGATGAAAGCAAGAAAGGGTCTCTTAGTGTGATGGAAACTCAACTGTATAGAAGAAGAGCCCTTGATACTCGAAAGAAGCCTCCACGTGAGCAAGATGCCTCAGACTGTTCTGCAGTAGACTTTTTGTCTGGTATGAGTGCAGCTTCTAATGATGTTGCAAGAGTGATAGGTGAGAAGAGATTTTGGAAGATGAGAACTTATATTATCAG TCAGCAGAAGATCTTTGCCACTCAAGTCTTTGAGCTGCATAGACTGATAATG GTTCAAAAAATGGTTTCAAAGTCGCCAAACTTGGTTTTCAAAAACAAGATCAATGGTGGTAAACGTTCCACAATGAGTTCATCTCAATCCCATCTCCTGGAAATGGCTGGTTCAAAGGTTAAAAGACCAAACACTGAGAATCAGAAACGTGTAACCGAAGACTATCCAGAACATATGAAACCTAATCTTCCTTTACCTTTCATAAGCAAAGAGCTCATGACCCCAATTTGGCAACAACAGCTACTTCCTCCTCCAGGAAACCAATGGTTAGTTCCAGTAATGTCTCCTTCAGAAGGTCTAGTCTATAAACCATACGCAGGACCatgtcctcctcctccttcagcTTTCATGCTTCCTATTTATGGACAAGATTCTCTCGCCACAGCATCCAGGTTCCCTGCTTCTACTCAGTTTAGCCACAACCACTTCCCACCGAGGACAAAAGTATTTGACCATACAAACCCGTTTGGTCAGCTTCAAAGATGGTCAAGCACATCTAGCCACATGACTCAAGCGATTCCATTTTCCTTAAAGAAGTCTGATCAGGAATCTAATGACAGTGAGGTACATGGAAGTACAGCTTCAAGTCCACCAGAGAAGTATAAATATGATGTCCTTCCACTTTTTCCTACAGAGCCTACTCATCACACTGACGAGTATGAGCACAAACAGCAGCCCCTGGCTCGTGCCATTAAAGCCATTCCTCATAATTCAACATCTGCCTCTGAATCTGCTGCAAGAATTTTCCGGTCAATTCAGGAAGAAAGGAGGGACTCAGATCATATGATtagttag
- the LOC108834310 gene encoding LOW QUALITY PROTEIN: beta-glucosidase 19-like (The sequence of the model RefSeq protein was modified relative to this genomic sequence to represent the inferred CDS: inserted 1 base in 1 codon; substituted 1 base at 1 genomic stop codon) produces the protein MKFPLLGLLLLVTLVGSPTRAEEGPVCPKTDTLSRASFPEGFMFGTATASYQVEGAVNEGCRGPSLWDIYTKKFPHRVKNHNAEVAVDFYHRFREDIKLMKKLNTDAFRLSIAWPRIFPHGRMEKGISKEGVQFYHDLIDELLKNDLTPLVTVFHWDMPADLEDEYGGFLSEHVVPDFVEYANFTFHXDKVKNCITFNEPWVFSRSGYDVGKKAPGRCSPYIKDFGHLCQDGRSGFEAYVVSHNLLVSHAEAVDVFRKGEKCKGGKIGIAHSPAWFEPEDVEGGQRTVDRVVDFIMGWHLDPTTFGDYPQSMKDAVEARLPRFTKAQKAKLKGSADFVGINYXSSFYAKASEKRDHRQPSWATDSLVEFEPKTVDGSVKIGSQVGTAKMAVYAAGLRKLVKYIKDRYGNPEIIITENGYGEDLGDKDTDHSVALNDHNRKYYHQRHLLALHQAICDDKVNVTSYFVWSLMDNFEWQDGYTARFGLYYIDFQNNLTRMEKESAKWFTEFLKPGLKQKSSKSTFSEEL, from the exons ATGAAGTTTCCTCTCTTGGGGTTACTTTTGCTCGTAACACTTGTCGGCTCTCCTACCAGGGCCGAAGAAGGACCTGTTTGCCCTAAGACTGATACCCTTAGTCGTGCAAGTTTCCCGGAGGGCTTCATGTTTGGTACCGCAACCGCATCCTATCAG GTTGAAGGTGCAGTAAATGAAGGTTGCAGAGGACCAAGCCTGTGGGATATATATACCAAGAAATTTCCTC ATAGAGTTAAGAATCACAATGCTGAAGTGGCCGTCGATTTCTACCATCGTTTCAGG GAGGATATCAAGTTGATGAAAAAGCTGAACACTGATGCTTTTAGGCTATCCATTGCATGGCCAAGAATATTTCCCc ATGGGAGGATGGAGAAAGGAATAAGCAAAGAAGGAGTTCAATTTTACCACGATCTTATAGACGAGCTTCTTAAAAATG ACCTAACACCACTAGTAACGGTTTTCCACTGGGACATGCCCGCCGATTTGGAAGATGAGTACGGTGGCTTTTTGAGCGAACATGTAGT ACCGGACTTTGTGGAGTACGCAAACTTCACGTTCC GGGACAAAGTGAAAAACTGTATTACGTTCAACGAGCCATGGGTCTTTAGCCGTTCAGGCTACGACGTTGGGAAGAAAGCACCTGGACGTTGTTCTCCGTATATCAAAGACTTTGGACATCTTTGCCAAGATGGACGGTCAGGATTCGAGGCTTATGTCGTTAGTCATAATCTACTCGTCAGTCACGCTGAAGCAGTTGACGTTTTCAGAAAGGGCGAAAag TGCAAAGGAGGTAAAATCGGGATTGCTCATAGCCCGGCTTGGTTTGAACCAGAAGATGTGGAGGGAGGTCAACGTACCGTAGACCGTGTAGTTGACTTCATCATGGGCtg GCATTTGGATCCTACAACTTTCGGTGATTATCCTCAAAGTATGAAAGATGCGGTCGAAGCTCGATTGCCCAGATTTACAAAAGCCCAAAAGGCAAAACTGAAAGGCTCTGCTGACTTCGTGGGAATAAACTATTAGAGTTCGTTCTATGCAAAGGCAAGCGAAAAGCGTGATCATCGACAACCATCTTGGGCTACAGATTCTCTAGTCGAGTTTGAAC CCAAGACTGTTGATGGGTCCGTTAAGATTGGTAGCCAGGTAGGC ACTGCTAAGATGGCTGTATACGCAGCGGGTTTGAGGAAGCTTGTAAAATACATAAAAGACAGATATGGCAACCCTGAGATCATAATTACTGAGAATG GCTATGGAGAAGACCTTGGCGATAAAGATACAGATCATAGCGTTGCTCTCAATGACCATAACAGGAAATACTATCACCAGAGACATCTTTTGGCCCTGCATCAGGCTATATG TGACGATAAGGTGAACGTTACATCTTATTTCGTTTGGTCGTTAATGGACAACTTCGAGTGGCAAGATGGGTACACAGCTAGGTTTGGTCTCTACTACatcgacttccagaacaactTGACTCGCATGGAGAAAGAATCTGCAAAATGGTTCACTGAATTCCTCAAACCGGGTCTGAAACAAAAATCATCCAAGTCGACCTTCAGCGAGGAGCTCTAA